A stretch of DNA from Fundulus heteroclitus isolate FHET01 chromosome 22, MU-UCD_Fhet_4.1, whole genome shotgun sequence:
TAACAGATAGAAAAGTGGCTTCTACATGCTTTTTCTTtgcacaaaatgtgaaacatgatttacttctaaaataaaaactaatcttTGATTTAGGTTACTTGACTAAATTGGTGATATTTACAATAATTGTGCTCTGTTAATCCAAACATTTGCCCCGGGTACGTATAGGATGACGCCCTTTCAATCAATGAACAGAggatttccaaaaaaaattaaaataacctaaaactgtattttattttaacaaaaaatattgcaatgtGTGACTCAGATTCCTAAATGATATTAAACATAGAAACCTCTGTCTAAACCATGTTTTCTTCACTGCATCTCCTCAGGAGGGATAACTCCCTTCTTCAATATCAAGTTTCCATACAGAGCAGTTTCCCTGGggagcaaaacaaaatacagaaaaatatcaaactccttaaaaaatttaaatgaccAAAGTTAAGCATAGAATTTTAAAGTGCTACACATTGAAggctaaaatatattaaaaaaaagtttaaatattagTCAGAAACAGAGCTGGCCTGAGGAATAAGGGGGGCCTATAAAACAAGGGTTGCTAAAGCGGGGGTCGGGACCCCCCTGGGGGTTTCGAGACACTGTGTGCAGACAATCCAAATGATAATCCAAAATTTCTGACTATACAATGTCAGAGATATACTTGTTTAATATAGCAAATGTATGCCTTTAATCATGGAAGACATTTTTCTCGAATATCCAAGTATTTTCTCGCAAATATGCGATATATATGTGTTATTGAGAagatttctgactttttttgtgtggaagtttacttatttatggccaataatttcttttctttaatctaCAATGACTATAGtacaaaattgtatttttttggaaagTACAAGAATAAATTCATATTaaggtgtaaaaaaataaaaataaaacacgagaataaagtcatatatGAGAATTGAGTCGCAAAAGTACGAGAATAAAGTTACAATGTCTGTTGTATAATCATTTTGAAGCCCTGACGCTGATAACAATTTGATGCTGCTTTGCTAGAAAGATCTTGTATTTCCCTAATAGTGAAACTAATACCAGAGTATAACTTTACTTTTAAGATGGTCAACATTCCTCCTTATAACACTAGTGGAAGAGTTCTCATAAAATTACTTCATTCTTGCAATATAATCAAAAGAAAATCTCGTAAtttgcaaaaagacaaaaaaactgaggggTGGGGGTTGCCAGTCATTGGCGCTGTTATTTTTGGGTGTCACAGGCTGAGAAGTCTGGGAACTCCTGCTCTAGAGTGCGTGAGTTTCCCCACAAAACATTAATTTCCAATGTTCATGTTTGTTTGCTGAAGATGTTTTTTCATCGTTTCAGAAAACCTAATTTAAAAGATTGTAAATGGTCTGAAGTCttgttacaaatgtaaaaaaaaaaaaaaaaggccaatatACTACGTGTACGTTAATATAGTCACATTTTGAGGCTACCGGTTGAATCTGTTCGACTGCTTTTGTCTGTTCTCGAGCCGTGCGTCATACTCGCTGTAACGGCTGTCAAATACTTCTCAACGACACCGGTTTTCCGTACTTGACTGTAGGCCAAACCAATTAAACTTAATCCCTCCATACCAACTCCACCAAATCTGTTGGTTAGTAATTTAACAGGAAGTGCCTCAATGTTTTGCTCAGCGATTCTCTGCCAAGAGCTTACACTTCGTCTCATCTGAGACGTTTTCTAACATGGTCTCTGAAGGGTTTAAATATCCACTCAGAAACTGAAGACTGGACAATAGGTGCTGCAGCTCAAGCAGGGGGCTGGAAGACTGCAGTTAATTACAGTAAAGCGTTATTATTGGCCATCATTAACGACCCCTCCGGTGTGGTTCTTGCAGCCCTTGTCCAGACCTACTATCTACTATATGGGTTAAGCGtcttgcatgttttagatgtttcccttgttcaacacacctgagtcaaatgcATGTGTCATTGGCAGACCTCTGCAGAACCTGATGCCATACTGAGGAGCAGGGACACACCTAACATGCAGCACACCAGCACTTCTGGGATGGAGTTGGACATCCCAGCAACGCATGTTTACCTCGAGGCAAAAAGAAATCAAATACACACCCTGTTGCCACGACGGCGTAGGCCTTCTTGGCTCGTTCGTAGAAAGTAAATCTTTCCACTTTCTCCAGAGGACTCTGCATGCGAACCAAAACCAGAATAATTACTGTACGTTCTGTTTGGCGTTCCACCTGTACGCCTCTGGCGATCAGGCTGTCATACCTGTGAGTCTGCCATGTGGAGGAGGTGTGCGTACGTCTCCCACACAGGGACGGCTAAACATCTCTGTTTGTCGCTGTCTACCAGATCCATGACTGCTGCCTGTTGGCAACAGATTTAACATGTAGCATTCCTCAAGATAGAGTCCATTACTTCACTTTCTGCTTCAACTTCAGTCCAGAATGGGTTTTAACTCAAAGATTCCCtcagaatttaataaaaacacccCAAAATGACACGGTGGCACAGTTTGTTTAACATTTCTCCTgaaaattcacaataaaataagtaaagatcctatatttttaaatcagtgaTCATCTTAATGAGGTTTCTACAACTTGACAGGAGTTTATCTTCAGTAAACTCAGTTTTGTTCAACATAATTTGATCATTTAATGAAGCACACATGTCTATATAAAGTTTAACTTGACAGAGCATTTTTTTagaggagaaataaaataaccat
This window harbors:
- the fuom gene encoding fucose mutarotase; the encoded protein is MVVLKGIPSILSPDLLYVLAKMGHGDELVLADANFPASSICACGPKEIRADGLGIPQLLEAILKLLPLDTYVPSPAAVMDLVDSDKQRCLAVPVWETYAHLLHMADSQSPLEKVERFTFYERAKKAYAVVATGETALYGNLILKKGVIPPEEMQ